The window CGCCGTGAAGAGTTCTCCGCGCTCGCGCGCAAAAACGCCGAAAAATGGGGCGTCGCGCACCGCATAGAATTCAACGTCCGCTCGCTTGACGAGGGCTTCAAAGAGCGCGGCGCGGACGCCGTATTCCTCGACGTACCGACGCCGTGGGACTATATCGACAAGGCCTATGAGGCGCTCGCCCCGGGAAACCACCTGGGGATACTCGTGCCGACGACGAACCAGATATCAGATACGCTGCGCGCGCTGCAGGAATTCGGCTTCGCCGACGTGCAGGTGGTCGAGATAATGCTCCGTTATTTCAAGACGGAGCCGAACCGCATCCGCCCCGAGGATATGATGATCGGACATACCGGCTATCTCATCTTCGCCGTCAAGACGCTGCCCCTGCCGGAGATAAAGCCGGCGGAGAGTGCGGAAACGGCGGAAGAAAGCGCCGAGCCCTGCGGTAAAGCGGCGGAGGCGGCCTCTCCGGCCGAGACAGAACAGACGGAGAATAGCGAACAGGTATTTTAAATTGACAGAAAAGAGGCTGCTCCTGCATATATGCTGCGCGCCCGACGCCACCGTTCCGTGGCCCTCGCTGATCGGCGAGGGCTGCGAAACGGTGGGATATTTTTACGGCGGCAACATCCATCCAAAAATGGAATATGACAGGAGAGCGGCCGCGGTCTCCGCGCTGGCCGAACAGACCGGCGCGGAGCTCTTTTTGGCGGACTATTCGCCGGAGCCGTGGTTTGAGGCGGTGCGCGGTCTCGAAAAAGAGCCGGAGCGCGGGGCCCGCTGCGAAAAATGTTTCGCGCTGCAGCTGGAGGCCGCCGCCGAGTGGGGCGCCGCCCACGGCTTCACGCACCTCTGCACGACGCTCACCATCAGTCCGCACAAAGATGTAAATCTCATCAACGAGATCGGCGCGCGCGCCGCCGCGGCCCGCGGCCTCGTGTGGGTGGAGAGGGTCTGGCGGAAAAACGACGGCTTCAAGCGCTCCGTCGAAATAAGCAAAGAGCTCGGCCTCTACCGGCAAAACTACTGCGGCTGTATTTTTTCCCAGAACATAGAGTTATAATTATTTGATAAACCGAGTTGACATGACAGCTCCCTGCGATAGACACGGGGGAACGGTTTTTGCTGTCAAAGGCTCTCCTGACGGAAACCTGACAGAAATCATAATAAGGCTGCTGACCAGAGGTGAGGTAAATGACAGACAAACCTGAAACAAAACTTCCCTCGGGAAAACTCTCGCCCGAGGCGCTCAAACGCAACGTATTGTCATATAACGGCGCGCCGCGCCCCGAGGTGCTGATCGGCCCCGGCGTCGGCGAGGACGCCGCCGTCATCAAATGGCCCGAGGGAAAATATATGGTATTCGCCTCCGACCCCATCGTCGGGGCGGAGAGCGGCGCGGGGCGGCTGCTCGTAAGGATAAATTCAAACGACATCGCATCCAAGGGCGGCGATCCAGCCTATCTCGCCGTCACGCTGATACTGCCGCCATCCTTCGGCGAGGAGGGCGCGGCGCGCATCATGCGCGAGATCGACGAGGAGTGCCGCGCACAGGGTATCGCAGTCGCCGGCGGTCACACGGAATTCAACGACCGCTACGACCGCCCCGTCATCATGGGGGCGCTCGTCGGCACCGCGGACAAGGTGATGCGCGCGAAGGACATCTCCGAGGGCGACCTGCTGATAGTGACCAAGCACATCGGTATCGAAGGCATGTCCATACTGGCGCTCGACCGCCCGGATCTGCTGTCGCCCTTCATGAGCAAGGCGGAGATCGCCGAGATACTATCATGGTCCGAGATGACCTCGGTGCTTGCGGAATCGCGCCTGCTGCGTCCCTTCGCGAAATTCATGCACGACCCCACGGAGGGCGGCTTTATGGGCGGCCTTGACGAGATATGTTCACTCTGCGGACTGCGCGCCGAGCTTGACCGCGAGTCGCTCGCGATACATCCGCTGACGCGGCGCGCCGCCGAAAACCTCAGTTTCGACCCGCTGCACCTCATCGCCTCCGGCAGCATGCTCGCCGTGGTGCCCGAACGTCACGCGCAGGAGGCGCTCTCCGCGCTGGCGGCGGCGGGGATAGAGGCGGCCGTCGCGGGGCGCATGGGCGGCAAGCTGGAAGCGCCGCTGCCCGAACCGGCGGAGGAGCTTTGGCGGCTGCTCAAGATGGAGAAAAAAGATGCGCGCTGACATCCTGCGCCGCACGGAAAAACTCGCCGCGGCACTCAAAAAGCAGGAAGCGGACGCCTTCGTAATTCTCTCGGACGAAGACGTCAACTGGGAGAGCCTCTTTTACATGAGCGGCTTTCGCGGGACGGCTGGGGCGCTCGTGGTATTCGCGGACGGAGAGGCCGAGCTGATCCTCGACGGCCGCTACGCCGTGCAGGGACGTGAACAGTCGCCGCACAAGGTATATGAACAGCGGTCAAGCCTCGTGAGCGACGTCGCCGAGAGCCTTAAAAAACACGGCTCAAAGGAGATACTCTGCGAATCCGACAAGACCTTCCACGGCACCTGGGAAAAACTCTCCGCCTGCGGCCTCTGGCGCGACGGCGGCGAAATAATAAAAGAGCTGCGGCGGCAAAAGGACGCCGGAGAGGTGGAAGATATAAAGAGGGCCGCCTCGATTGGTGCCAAAGCATTTCTTGAGGCGCTTGACTGCGTGAAGCCAGGTATGACGGAAAAAGCTTTCGAGGCGCTGCTGAACTACAAGATAAACCTCCTCGGCGGCGGCGCGGGTTTCGATATGATCGTCGCCTCCGGCCCGCGCAGCGTCATGCCCCACGGACGCGCGAGCGAAAGGCCGATGGCGGCGGGAGAATGGGTCACCGTAGACTACGGAGCGCGCTGGAACGGCTATTTCTGCGACATCACGCGCAACTTTTCTCTCGGAACGCCGAGCGCCGAGGCCGCGGCGATGCACGAGCTACTCCACAGGGTCCATGACGAAACCGCGGCGATGCTGCGCGCCGGAGTATCAGGCACCGCGGTCCATAACAGGGCCGTCAGCATCTTCGCCGCCGAGGGTAAGGAGCGGTATTTCACCCACAGCCTCGGCCACGGCTTCGGCCTCGAGATACACGAAGCGCCTCTGCTTTCGCCGCGACGCGACGACATCCTGCGGGCGGGCGACGTCGTGACCATCGAACCGGGGCTCTACATTCCCGGCTTCGGAGGCATGAGGCTCGAGGACGACTACCTCGTCACAGAAGATGGTGCTGAGAGATTAACGAAAGAGTTAAATCAGTGTTTTTACAGTATTTAAAATTAAATTAAAACTGTTATAATAATTCTTAGTTTTTTAAGGTTAAAAATCTTAAATTAACCAAAGGAGAGGGTAAATTATGAAAAAGTATGTCTGCACAGTATGCGGTTATGTATATGATCCCGAAGTCGGCGATCCCGATTCCGGAATAGCCCCCGGCACAGCCTTTGAAGACATCCCCGACGGATGGGTATGTCCCGTCTGTGGCGTCGGCAAAGACATGTTCGAATAAAAATCACGGCGTATAAGCACCGCTGACTTCACAAAACATTACGGGAGATCCCTACAGCGTATCTGTATACGCTTCCGGGTCTCCCGTAATATTTTGCTTCGTCCTCGGCGCTTCTACGCCGTGATTTTTCATATATTCTAGGTTTAATATCTTGGCACAGCTCCGGTATCGGGGCCCAAAGTTATTTAGCGGACGGCACTTCTCCGCGCCGTTTTCTTCACGCTATATTTTACGCTTCCGGGTCTCCCGCAATATTTTGCTTCGCCATCGGCACTTCTCCGCCGTGATTTTTCATGTATTTAAAGTTTAGTATTTTAATACGGCTCCGGTATCGGGGCTTAAAGTTATTTAGCGGACGGCACTTCTACACGCCGTTTTCTTCTTACGTCTAATTTTCCGCTGGACGCCTCCGTTTACGCTTCGTCTATCTTTTTCATCAGGCTGTCGATTACGTCGTCGATTTTGTATTCTCTCAGGTCGTCGGCGATGCGCCGGAAGATGCCCTCCTCCTTCAGCGTCACCACCGAGACGGGAAAGTTGAGGTCCAGCGCCCAGGTGAGCTGTATCAGCCGGTAGTCCTGGAGCGAGCGCGCGTTGGCGTAGGAGCCGCGCCCCGTCGTCCGTATCTCATCGACCAGCGCGGGAGATAGCCCCTGAACCCTCTTATGGCGCGGCAGCATGTCGTATATCGTTCCCTTGTCGATGCGGCTCTGCACCATGCGGAAGACGTCTATCTTATCGGCGTCGCGCGCGAGGGCGCACCAGCGGTAGACCGAGAGCGGCACATTCACCGGTATCTCAATCTTATTGTGGTGGCGCACCGCCGTCAGCACCTTTTCTCTGTCTCCTGGTTCGATGCCCTGCCAGTCAAATTCCGCCGCCAATATCTCCGCGCCGCGGTCTCCGTGGTCGAAGCTCGCGCTGTCCTGAAAGGTCTGATAGTCGCGGTACTGAGAAAACCTCGCCGTGTCGTGCAGCAGCCCGATGGCGTGGGCGGTCCAGGCATCGTTTTCCTCGTCCCACTCAAGCGACTCCGCGATCGCCGAGGCCAGCCGCTGCACGCGGAAGCTGTGCTTTCTCTTGAGCTCCTGCATCGGCGCGAGAGCGCCCTCTATCTTGAAAGAATCAACGTAAGCGTTGAACCATTTTTCTGTCTTTTCACTGGAATACATCATAAAACGCCTCCGATCTCACGAAATTATACAACAGTAAGCGGATAACCGCCTCGTTATCACCAACACCTGCCGCCGTTAGATAAAAAATGGCCCGTTGGGGCCACTTGCCTACTCCTCTTTTTGCTAAATACCTGCGCGGTAAGGCTTTTTAAGCCATTCGCGCCGCTATGCCTAAGCATATTGGCCTTGTTGACGGAGGCCGCATTTGAGAAGATTTCTCACGTAAAACATGCCGGTAGGGAAGCGGCAGGGAGGGCAAGAGACGCTCCGCACGCGTGGATATCCGAAAGTACGCGGGACAGGCGAACGGATACATGTATATTCTCCGCCGTACCCTCCATACCGAACGGCAATTACAGCTGAAACAGCAATAATAAATATCACCCAAGGGGGAAATTAAAATGGCAGTAAAGAACGACGACGAGATCAAGAAAAGCCTGGATATGCTTGAGGCGCACACCGGTCCCTACGACGAGAAGTTCGCGCAGGCCCACGCGGAGGACATTCATGCAATGGCCGACCGCCTGAACGGTAAGAAGGACGACCTCTGGGAGCGCACGAGGAGATGGTTCGACGATCATTACGACCACGTAAAGGAACATCTGCACGACGACAAAGAAAAGATCGAGACCCACCTCCACCGTCATAAAGAGGAAAAGAAATAGCTTAATAACGGAGTCAGCCCCGACCGCGAGAGCAGCCAGCTCCGCGGACGGGGCTTTTTCATATGGCAATTCTTACGCGGCGGTCCGCAGTGGATTTAGTCAGAGCCCCTGATAAAGGCATTCACCAATGGAGATCAGCTCTGCCTGAGGACGAAATGGTTCCGCCGGAAGTTGAGCAGCCCTTCGTCTCTCATCCGGCACAACTCTTTTGACATCGCGCTGCGGTCCACGGAGAGATAATCGGCGAGCTGCTGGCGGTCGAAGGGAATGTCAAACTCTGACGCCCCCTGCCGCAGCGACTCGGCGGAGAGATATGAGAGCAGCTTCTGGCGCGTCGTACGCTGCGTCATATGCGTGAGCTTGTCGTTGAAACGGAGATTTTTTTCGGCGAGGACGGAGAGAAGGTTTCTCACCAACCGTGAGTGGAACTCGCAGGCCGAACCGCAGGTCGTGAGGACGCGGCGCACATTCATGAACATCACGGCGCCCGCCTCCGCCGCCACGACGCTGACGCCAAGCGTAACACCCTCCATGCAGGCGTAGCTCTCGGCGAATATCTGCCCCGGCCCGATCTCCGCGATAATGTTCCGGTTCCCCCAGAAGTCCTCTTTTATAAGATGAAGAGAGCCGGCGAGCACCATACCGATCGCCTCCGTGCTCTCGCCGAAGCGCATCACGAATTCGTTTTTCGCGTACTTCTTCGTATTCACCGAAAGGCAGGTAAGCATCGCCTCGATCTCTCTCTCATCAATGCCTTTGAAGAGCGGAGACTTTTTTATGACCTCAAGATATTTTTTCATATTGCTCCTTTTGTTGTTTTTACAACAGATTTACTGTATTTATTGTAGTATCCTCTAACCGTAAAAATCAAGAGCGACAGATGACAGACAATTTACGAAATAAGAGACAGGTTTGGGAGGAATAGAGATGCTGAGAAGAATAATCGAGATAGACGAAACAAAGTGCAGCGGCTGCGGGGCCTGCGCCGAGGCCTGCCACGAGGGCGCGATCGCGATGGTCGGCGGCAAGGCAAAGCTGACTCGCGACGACTACTGCGACGGGCTCGGCGACTGCCTGCCGACATGCCCCACCGGCGCGATCACCTTCGTGGAGCGCGAGGCCAAGGCCTATGATAAGAACGCGGCAGAGGCAAATATGGCCGCTAAGAAGAGTTCGGCAGACAAACTGCCATGCGGCTGTCCGGGAACGCAGGCGCGCGGGATCACGCGCAGCGCGGAGGCGCAGGAGAGCGCGGCCTGTTCCGTGCAAACTGTTTCGCGGCTCTCGCAGTGGCCGGTCCAGATAAGGCTGGTACCCGTGAACGCCCCATATTTCGACGGCGCAAAGCTGCTCGTCGCCGCCGATTGCACGGCCTTCGCGCGCGCCGATTTCCACGAACGGTTCATCAAAAACCATGTGACGCTCGTCGGCTGCCCAAAGCTCGATGCTGTGGACTACGCGGAAAAGCTTACGGAGATATTGAAAAGCAACGATATAAAGAGCCTCACAGTCGTGCGCATGGAGGTCCCCTGCTGCGGCGGCCTTGAGGCGGCGGTGAAGAGCGCGCTGCAGGCCAGCGGAAAGTTTATCCCCTGGCAGGTCGTGACGATAACTGTCGACGGACGGATACTTGATTAAATCAGGCGGCACATCGCCGCGAAATCAGTAAAAAATAAACGAATAATAGAATGTGAGGAGAGATCATTATGGACGAAAAGATGTTTTGCTTTCAGTGCGAACAGACGGCCGGCGGAAAAGGATGTATGGGAAGGGCGGGCGTCTGCGGAAAACCGGCGGATACGGCGGCGCTTCAGGACAAGCTGACGGGGGCGCTCATCGGCCTCGCGCGTGCCGCGGAGGGAAACAGACCGACGGAGAGCAGTGACAGAGTCATGCTGGCGGGGCTTTTCACAACGGTAACGAATGTGAACTTCAACAGCGAGACGGTGGCGGAGATGACAGAAAAGGTGCACCTGGAGACGGAGAGGCTTGTGCCGCGCTGCGGCAGCTGCGCCGCCCACTGCTCGAGAAACGACGATTACGATATGAACGGCCTCTGGAACGCGGACGAGGATATCCGCTCGCTGAAATCGCTGATCCTCTTCGGCCTGCGCGGCATGGCGGCCTACGCCTATCACGCGCTGGTCCTCGGCTACAGCGACAGGGAGGTCAACGACTTCTTCTACGAGGCGCTCCTGGCCATCGGCAAAGACAATAATACGATGGAGACGCTGCTGCCCCTCGTCCTCAGGACGGGGGAGGTAAATCTTCGCTGCATGGAGCTGTTAGACCGCGCCAATACGGAGACCTACGGGACGCCGGAGCCGACCGCCGTCTCCTTCAAAGTTGAGAAGGGCCCATTTATCGTCATCAGCGGCCACGACCTGCGCGACCTGAAGCTGCTGCTGGAACAGAGCGCGGGCCGGGGCGTCAACGTCTACACCCACGGTGAAATGCTGCCGGCGCACGCCTACCCTGAACTGAAAAAATATCCGCACCTCAAGGGCAATTTCGGCACCGCCTGGCAGAATCAGCAGCGGGAGTTCGCGGACATCCCCGCCCCCATCCTCTTTACCACAAACTGCCTGATGCCGGTAAAACCATCTTACGCGGACCGCGTCTTCACCACAGAGGTGGTCTCCTTCCCCGGACTGGTGCATATCGGAGAGGATAAGGACTTCGCCCCCGTCATTGAAAGGGCTATCGCGCTCGGCGGCTGGAGCGAGGATAAAAATTTCACGGGCATCAACGGAGGCGGCGGTACGGTGACCGGCTTCGGCCACGGCGCCGTGCTCGCCTCGGCAGAGAAGATCGTGGCGGCGGTAAAGGCGGGAGCGATCAGCCGCTTCTTCCTCGTCGGCGGCTGCGACGGCGCAAAGCCGGGGCGCAACTATTACACGGAGTTCGTCAAAAAATGTCCCGCCGACACCGTCATCCTCACGCTGGCTTGCGGCAAGTACCGCTTCAACGACCTTGACCTCGGGACGGTCGACGGCTTCCCGCGCATCATGGATATGGGACAGTGCAACGACGCCTACGGCGCGATCCGCGTCGCCACCGCGCTTGCGGAGGCCTTCAAGTGCGGCGTCAACGACCTGCCGCTTTCGCTCGTGCTCTCATGGTACGAACAGAAGGCCGTCTGCATCCTGCTGACGCTGCTCCACCTCGGCATAAAGAACATCCTGCTCGGCCCAACGCTTCCGGCCTTCGTCTCGCCGAACGTGCTGAACTTCCTTGTTGAGCATTACGGCATCGCCCCGACAAGCACGCCGGAGGCGGACTTGAAAAAGATTCTCGGATAACGGGGATTCCAACAGCTGTGAAAGGCCGCTCTGAAAGGGGCGGCCTTTGTTAATTCAAAACCATGATTATGGGAAAATTTATCCCTCTCCCGCCGCGTCCGGCGACACCTCAGCCGATCATCGAAAGGAAATAGCGGTGGACGCGTTCGTCGTCCGTTATCTCGGGGTGAAAGGCAGTGGCAAGCATATTCCTCTCCCGCGCCGCCGTAATCAGCCCCGCGTGACGCGCGAGCACCTCCGTGCCGCCGCCCACGGAGGCGATGTAGGGCGCGCGGATGAAGGGCATCTCGACATTCATCATCCCCGCAAATTCGCCGCGCGTGATGAAGCTCGCGAGCTGACGGCCATAGCCGTTGCGGCGCACGGTAATATCCATCGCCGCGAAGTGGCGGCGCTCGTCGTTTTCGATCTCCTTCGCGAGCAGGATCATCCCGGCGCAGGTCCCCCAGACAGGCAGCCCCTCCATCATCATCACGCGCATCGGCTCAAAGAGGCCAAGCTCCCGCAGCAGTTTGCCCTGCGCCGTGCTCTCCCCGCCGGGAAAGATCAGCGCGTCAAGCCGCTTAAGATCCGCCCGTTCGCGTATCTCGACAGACTCCGCGCCGATGCGCGCGAGCATCGCGCAGTGTTCGGCAAAGGCTCCCTGCACCGCGCAGACACCGACGCGTTTCATTATTTTCCGCGCTCCGCCATCAGCACGGAGATCTCGTTCTCATTAATGCCGACCATCGCGCCGCCGAGGTCTTCGGATATCTCCGCGAGTATCTTGGGGTCCTCATAATTCGTGACCGCCTTGACGATCGCCGCCGCCCTCTTCTCGGGGTTGCCTGACTTGAAGATGCCGCTGCCGACAAAGACGCCCTCCGCGCCGAGCAGCATCATCAGCGCCGCGTCGGCGGGCGTCGCCACGCCGCCAGCGGCGAAGTTTACGACCGGCAGCCTGCCGCTGTCGTGAACCTCGCGCAGCAGCGCGTAGGGTACCTGCAGCTCCTTCGCCGCCTCAAAGAGCTCGTCTTCGCGCATCGAGGCGACGCGCGCAATCTCGGACTGCATCGCGCGCATATGACGCACCGCCTGCACGACGTCGCCGGTCCCCGGCTCGCCCTTCGTGCGGATCATCGTCGCCCCCTCCTCAATGCGCCGCAGCGCCTCCGAGAGGTTTCTCGCGCCGCAGACAAAGGGCACGCGAAAGGCGGTCTTATCGATATGATAGACGTCGTCGGCGGGGCTCAGCACCTCGCTCTCGTCTATGTAATCGATCTCGATCGCCTCAAGGATGCGCGCCTCGGCGATGTGGCCGATGCGGCATTTGGCCATCACAGGGATACTGACGGCCTGCTGGATGCCCCTGATCATCTTCGGGTCGCTCATGCGCGAAACGCCGCCCGCCGCGCGGATATCCGCGGGAATACGCTCAAGCGCCATAACGGCGCAGGCCCCGGCGCCCTCCGCGATCTTCGCCTGCTCCGGCGTCGTAACATCCATGATCACGCCGCCCTTAAGCATCTTCGCGAGGTCGCGGTTAAGTTTTATCTGGTCTCTATTCTCCATCTCAAAATATCCTCCTGAATCGTTCCGGTAATTTCACAGCTGTGTAAGGAGAGTTATAGTTTATAATTGTCATTGCTTCAATGGATAAATATTATTTATTTTTTAATGACAGATGAGGTAAACCGATGATCTTTGACTTTATAAGAATAGACAAGAGGGGCGGCGACGCGCTCTGGCGGCAGATATACGAACAGTTCGCGGCGGCCGCCGACAGCGGGATGATCGCGCCGCTCACGCGGCTTCCCTCGATACGCGAGCTCGCCGAGGGGCTATCGGTGAGCCGTTCGCCGGTCGAAAACGCCTATGAACGGCTCCATATCGACGGCTACCTTATGAGCCGACCGAAGAGCGGATATTTTATCGCCCCGCGCCGCCGCGGAGGCATGGCGGCGCGAGAGAGGACG is drawn from Cloacibacillus porcorum and contains these coding sequences:
- a CDS encoding tRNA (adenine-N1)-methyltransferase translates to MIQAGDLVFIWNPKKGDSFLVKVQPGQSQGTHFGQIKHAELMEHDYGEGIRTPKGEVYFLLRPTLGEYTRRLKRQTQIVFPKEAGFIIEHLNIFPGCTVVECGTGSGSLCCTFAHFVGDTGKVCTYDRREEFSALARKNAEKWGVAHRIEFNVRSLDEGFKERGADAVFLDVPTPWDYIDKAYEALAPGNHLGILVPTTNQISDTLRALQEFGFADVQVVEIMLRYFKTEPNRIRPEDMMIGHTGYLIFAVKTLPLPEIKPAESAETAEESAEPCGKAAEAASPAETEQTENSEQVF
- a CDS encoding epoxyqueuosine reductase QueH → MTEKRLLLHICCAPDATVPWPSLIGEGCETVGYFYGGNIHPKMEYDRRAAAVSALAEQTGAELFLADYSPEPWFEAVRGLEKEPERGARCEKCFALQLEAAAEWGAAHGFTHLCTTLTISPHKDVNLINEIGARAAAARGLVWVERVWRKNDGFKRSVEISKELGLYRQNYCGCIFSQNIEL
- a CDS encoding AIR synthase related protein, coding for MTDKPETKLPSGKLSPEALKRNVLSYNGAPRPEVLIGPGVGEDAAVIKWPEGKYMVFASDPIVGAESGAGRLLVRINSNDIASKGGDPAYLAVTLILPPSFGEEGAARIMREIDEECRAQGIAVAGGHTEFNDRYDRPVIMGALVGTADKVMRAKDISEGDLLIVTKHIGIEGMSILALDRPDLLSPFMSKAEIAEILSWSEMTSVLAESRLLRPFAKFMHDPTEGGFMGGLDEICSLCGLRAELDRESLAIHPLTRRAAENLSFDPLHLIASGSMLAVVPERHAQEALSALAAAGIEAAVAGRMGGKLEAPLPEPAEELWRLLKMEKKDAR
- a CDS encoding M24 family metallopeptidase, whose translation is MRADILRRTEKLAAALKKQEADAFVILSDEDVNWESLFYMSGFRGTAGALVVFADGEAELILDGRYAVQGREQSPHKVYEQRSSLVSDVAESLKKHGSKEILCESDKTFHGTWEKLSACGLWRDGGEIIKELRRQKDAGEVEDIKRAASIGAKAFLEALDCVKPGMTEKAFEALLNYKINLLGGGAGFDMIVASGPRSVMPHGRASERPMAAGEWVTVDYGARWNGYFCDITRNFSLGTPSAEAAAMHELLHRVHDETAAMLRAGVSGTAVHNRAVSIFAAEGKERYFTHSLGHGFGLEIHEAPLLSPRRDDILRAGDVVTIEPGLYIPGFGGMRLEDDYLVTEDGAERLTKELNQCFYSI
- the rd gene encoding rubredoxin encodes the protein MKKYVCTVCGYVYDPEVGDPDSGIAPGTAFEDIPDGWVCPVCGVGKDMFE
- a CDS encoding HD domain-containing protein translates to MMYSSEKTEKWFNAYVDSFKIEGALAPMQELKRKHSFRVQRLASAIAESLEWDEENDAWTAHAIGLLHDTARFSQYRDYQTFQDSASFDHGDRGAEILAAEFDWQGIEPGDREKVLTAVRHHNKIEIPVNVPLSVYRWCALARDADKIDVFRMVQSRIDKGTIYDMLPRHKRVQGLSPALVDEIRTTGRGSYANARSLQDYRLIQLTWALDLNFPVSVVTLKEEGIFRRIADDLREYKIDDVIDSLMKKIDEA
- a CDS encoding Crp/Fnr family transcriptional regulator; this translates as MKKYLEVIKKSPLFKGIDEREIEAMLTCLSVNTKKYAKNEFVMRFGESTEAIGMVLAGSLHLIKEDFWGNRNIIAEIGPGQIFAESYACMEGVTLGVSVVAAEAGAVMFMNVRRVLTTCGSACEFHSRLVRNLLSVLAEKNLRFNDKLTHMTQRTTRQKLLSYLSAESLRQGASEFDIPFDRQQLADYLSVDRSAMSKELCRMRDEGLLNFRRNHFVLRQS
- a CDS encoding ATP-binding protein, with translation MLRRIIEIDETKCSGCGACAEACHEGAIAMVGGKAKLTRDDYCDGLGDCLPTCPTGAITFVEREAKAYDKNAAEANMAAKKSSADKLPCGCPGTQARGITRSAEAQESAACSVQTVSRLSQWPVQIRLVPVNAPYFDGAKLLVAADCTAFARADFHERFIKNHVTLVGCPKLDAVDYAEKLTEILKSNDIKSLTVVRMEVPCCGGLEAAVKSALQASGKFIPWQVVTITVDGRILD
- the hcp gene encoding hydroxylamine reductase, producing the protein MDEKMFCFQCEQTAGGKGCMGRAGVCGKPADTAALQDKLTGALIGLARAAEGNRPTESSDRVMLAGLFTTVTNVNFNSETVAEMTEKVHLETERLVPRCGSCAAHCSRNDDYDMNGLWNADEDIRSLKSLILFGLRGMAAYAYHALVLGYSDREVNDFFYEALLAIGKDNNTMETLLPLVLRTGEVNLRCMELLDRANTETYGTPEPTAVSFKVEKGPFIVISGHDLRDLKLLLEQSAGRGVNVYTHGEMLPAHAYPELKKYPHLKGNFGTAWQNQQREFADIPAPILFTTNCLMPVKPSYADRVFTTEVVSFPGLVHIGEDKDFAPVIERAIALGGWSEDKNFTGINGGGGTVTGFGHGAVLASAEKIVAAVKAGAISRFFLVGGCDGAKPGRNYYTEFVKKCPADTVILTLACGKYRFNDLDLGTVDGFPRIMDMGQCNDAYGAIRVATALAEAFKCGVNDLPLSLVLSWYEQKAVCILLTLLHLGIKNILLGPTLPAFVSPNVLNFLVEHYGIAPTSTPEADLKKILG
- the pdxT gene encoding pyridoxal 5'-phosphate synthase glutaminase subunit PdxT produces the protein MKRVGVCAVQGAFAEHCAMLARIGAESVEIRERADLKRLDALIFPGGESTAQGKLLRELGLFEPMRVMMMEGLPVWGTCAGMILLAKEIENDERRHFAAMDITVRRNGYGRQLASFITRGEFAGMMNVEMPFIRAPYIASVGGGTEVLARHAGLITAARERNMLATAFHPEITDDERVHRYFLSMIG
- the pdxS gene encoding pyridoxal 5'-phosphate synthase lyase subunit PdxS → MENRDQIKLNRDLAKMLKGGVIMDVTTPEQAKIAEGAGACAVMALERIPADIRAAGGVSRMSDPKMIRGIQQAVSIPVMAKCRIGHIAEARILEAIEIDYIDESEVLSPADDVYHIDKTAFRVPFVCGARNLSEALRRIEEGATMIRTKGEPGTGDVVQAVRHMRAMQSEIARVASMREDELFEAAKELQVPYALLREVHDSGRLPVVNFAAGGVATPADAALMMLLGAEGVFVGSGIFKSGNPEKRAAAIVKAVTNYEDPKILAEISEDLGGAMVGINENEISVLMAERGK